The following are encoded together in the Bacillus cereus group sp. RP43 genome:
- a CDS encoding M4 family metallopeptidase, with translation MNYRKLASAFVTFGLLCPLSTEAIHAQELDKNEVKVEIAQPGLTIGKLTQPQNDTKENIAKKYLKGEANGAKAQQEQVTTEKNVDFQPTNKETKENQTELRLAQTYKNYKVYGQDLIVKVDKNGVITTVSGKVAQNLDQQLNLTITNFLSKNEVKSKLRNILQIPSDAKETEFSSETVVYKKKDGYYTYATVLTFTYENNEQVINGNAIMDLQTGEVLFQEKFIKNKENKTINQVTAPKLSPAKEQGTGKNALQENVLFNIAKGSDEKFYLADLSRGNGIYIYNANYADSLGGNSQAGYPGTLISSDNSNFLDKEAAGVMKNMSDIYDYFKKEHNLKSYDNKDSKVVASVHGFDSTEVSDGVKENYVNAFWHPGWNQMVFGDGLNGKLTSALDVTAHEFGHAVFSGTTKNKIVRYPSAETSALNEGLADFWGTQIEYYVKKDKGNWIMGDTLGGLTIRDIPREIGDGGNKLYTNLQDFYNDGNDQESHVNSGIISHVLYQLAEGKTYNGIAVQKQGNEKVSKVIMRALQNYATSAEDFESLQSHIVQAAKDLYGNTTSTEFEKAFQAHGYKALAKISKVVEVQQGK, from the coding sequence ATGAATTATAGAAAACTTGCTAGTGCTTTCGTTACATTCGGCCTTCTTTGTCCTTTATCAACAGAAGCTATTCACGCTCAAGAACTAGATAAAAATGAAGTAAAAGTTGAAATTGCTCAGCCTGGTTTAACAATCGGAAAATTAACACAACCTCAAAACGATACAAAAGAGAATATTGCTAAAAAGTATTTAAAAGGTGAGGCAAATGGGGCTAAAGCTCAACAAGAGCAAGTTACTACTGAAAAGAATGTCGATTTTCAACCTACAAATAAAGAAACAAAAGAAAATCAAACCGAATTACGCCTTGCACAAACGTACAAAAACTATAAAGTATATGGTCAAGATCTCATTGTAAAAGTAGATAAAAATGGAGTAATTACAACTGTTAGTGGTAAAGTTGCCCAAAATTTAGACCAACAACTTAATCTTACTATAACAAATTTTTTGTCGAAAAATGAAGTAAAATCTAAATTACGCAATATACTTCAAATTCCAAGTGATGCGAAAGAAACAGAATTTTCTAGCGAAACGGTAGTTTATAAGAAAAAAGATGGCTACTATACATACGCAACGGTCCTTACATTTACTTATGAAAACAATGAACAAGTTATAAACGGAAATGCAATCATGGACTTACAAACCGGTGAAGTACTTTTCCAAGAAAAGTTTATTAAAAATAAAGAGAATAAAACTATTAATCAAGTAACAGCACCTAAACTATCACCAGCGAAAGAACAAGGAACTGGGAAAAATGCGCTACAAGAAAATGTATTATTTAATATTGCGAAAGGCTCTGATGAAAAATTTTATTTAGCTGATTTATCCCGCGGGAATGGTATTTATATTTACAATGCAAACTATGCTGATTCCCTTGGTGGCAATAGCCAAGCTGGTTATCCAGGGACACTTATTTCAAGCGACAACTCTAACTTCTTAGATAAAGAAGCAGCTGGTGTTATGAAAAATATGAGTGATATTTACGACTATTTTAAGAAAGAACATAATCTGAAAAGTTACGATAATAAAGACTCAAAAGTTGTTGCTAGCGTCCACGGATTTGATTCTACTGAAGTTAGTGATGGTGTAAAAGAAAACTATGTAAATGCATTTTGGCATCCAGGTTGGAATCAAATGGTCTTTGGTGACGGGCTAAATGGAAAATTAACCTCTGCTCTTGACGTAACAGCCCATGAATTTGGACATGCTGTATTTAGTGGTACGACGAAAAATAAAATTGTGCGATATCCAAGTGCTGAAACATCTGCGCTAAATGAAGGTCTAGCAGATTTTTGGGGTACACAAATAGAATATTACGTAAAGAAAGATAAAGGAAATTGGATTATGGGTGATACGTTAGGCGGCCTAACAATTCGTGACATCCCAAGGGAAATTGGTGACGGTGGCAACAAACTATATACAAACTTACAAGATTTCTATAATGACGGAAATGATCAAGAGTCGCATGTAAATTCTGGTATCATTAGTCACGTATTATATCAATTAGCTGAGGGTAAGACATACAACGGGATTGCTGTTCAAAAACAAGGCAATGAAAAAGTAAGTAAAGTTATTATGCGTGCATTGCAAAACTACGCAACTTCAGCAGAAGATTTTGAATCACTTCAATCTCACATTGTACAAGCTGCAAAAGATTTATATGGCAATACAACATCGACAGAATTCGAAAAGGCTTTCCAAGCACATGGATATAAAGCACTAGCAAAAATTAGTAAAGTAGTAGAAGTACAACAAGGAAAATAA
- a CDS encoding ATP-binding cassette domain-containing protein, with product MEKIIEVNGVSKTFKHKKAVNNVSFHVNKGEIVALLGPNGAGKTTMMSMMLGLKDPTEGTVSVFGKSPKHRDVRNSFGAMLQEVSVIDSISVDEAIELFRSYYTNPVAKETLLQLSNLESERKQRCEKLSGGQKRRLNFALALAGNPDLLFLDEPTVGMDITSRRTFWETIRKLAGEGKTIILTTHYLEEADALANRILLFANGKIIADGTPDEMKATISRKTISFYSKESIPTRLLKELPNVTEVQSNEGRIILTTEDTDATLQAIYQKNLPVTDISVERGSLDEAFEQFVANQKGEIA from the coding sequence ATGGAAAAGATTATTGAAGTAAATGGTGTTTCTAAAACATTTAAACATAAAAAAGCAGTAAATAATGTTTCATTTCATGTGAATAAAGGGGAAATAGTAGCATTACTTGGACCAAATGGTGCAGGGAAAACAACAATGATGTCCATGATGCTTGGATTAAAAGATCCAACCGAAGGAACGGTTTCTGTATTTGGAAAAAGCCCCAAGCATAGAGATGTTCGTAATAGCTTCGGTGCGATGCTACAAGAAGTAAGTGTTATTGATAGCATTTCAGTGGATGAAGCAATTGAGTTATTCCGTAGTTACTATACGAACCCGGTAGCGAAAGAAACATTACTACAATTATCAAATTTAGAATCAGAGCGAAAGCAAAGATGTGAGAAATTGTCAGGTGGACAAAAAAGAAGGTTAAACTTTGCGCTCGCACTTGCAGGAAATCCAGATTTGTTATTTTTAGATGAGCCGACAGTTGGAATGGATATTACGTCTCGAAGAACGTTTTGGGAAACGATTAGAAAATTAGCAGGTGAAGGGAAAACGATTATTTTAACGACACATTATTTAGAGGAAGCAGATGCGTTGGCGAATCGTATTTTATTGTTTGCGAACGGAAAGATTATCGCAGATGGTACACCGGATGAGATGAAAGCGACGATTTCTCGAAAAACGATTTCGTTTTATTCAAAGGAAAGCATTCCTACAAGGTTGCTAAAGGAATTGCCGAATGTAACAGAAGTACAGTCAAATGAAGGGCGGATTATTTTAACAACGGAGGATACTGATGCCACGTTACAAGCAATTTATCAAAAGAACTTACCTGTAACAGATATTTCAGTTGAACGTGGAAGTCTGGATGAAGCATTTGAACAATTTGTCGCAAATCAAAAGGGGGAAATTGCATGA
- a CDS encoding M28 family peptidase, producing the protein MRKSLKQKIVSSLLAVSLAVSLAPIGQAKADSTSEITQTPPITKQVDANRAIEHIRFLSETIGPRPGGTKSEEWASRYVGMKLKSMGYEVEYQPFQVPDQYVGFIESPLGTKRNWQAGAAPNSLISTEAVTAPLIFVQGGTKLDDIPNEVNGKIVLFERGATVADYNKQVENAVSKGAKGVLLYSLIGGRGNYGQTFNPRLTKKQSIPVFGLAYAQGNAFKEEIATKETTILSLKARHESNLTSLNVIAKKKPKNSTGNEKAVVVSSHYDSVVGAPGANDNASGTGLVLELAHAFQNVETDKEIRFIAFGSEETGLLGSDYYVNSLSQKERDRILGVFNADMVATNYDKAKNLYAMTPDGSTNLVTDAALHAGKQLNNNLVLQGKFGSSDHVPFAEVGIPSALFIWMGVDSWNPLIYHIEKVYHTPQDNVFENISPERMKMALEIIGTGVYNTLQKPVTQIGQKAA; encoded by the coding sequence ATGAGAAAATCACTGAAACAAAAAATAGTAAGCTCCTTGCTTGCTGTATCACTCGCCGTTAGCTTAGCTCCAATCGGACAAGCAAAAGCTGATTCCACGTCAGAAATTACACAGACTCCACCTATTACAAAACAAGTTGATGCAAACCGCGCTATCGAGCATATCCGTTTCTTATCCGAAACAATCGGTCCCCGTCCAGGTGGTACAAAATCAGAAGAATGGGCTTCTCGCTATGTTGGCATGAAGCTTAAGTCAATGGGATATGAAGTAGAGTATCAACCCTTTCAAGTGCCGGATCAATACGTTGGATTTATCGAATCACCATTAGGGACAAAGCGTAATTGGCAAGCTGGTGCTGCTCCCAATTCACTAATTTCTACAGAAGCTGTTACAGCTCCGCTTATTTTTGTTCAAGGTGGTACAAAATTGGACGATATTCCAAATGAGGTAAATGGAAAAATTGTTTTATTCGAAAGAGGTGCAACAGTAGCAGATTATAATAAGCAAGTTGAAAATGCTGTTAGTAAAGGGGCAAAAGGTGTTCTTTTATACAGTTTAATTGGAGGTCGTGGAAACTACGGACAAACCTTTAATCCTCGCTTAACTAAAAAGCAGTCTATCCCTGTCTTTGGTCTTGCTTATGCTCAAGGAAATGCGTTTAAAGAAGAAATCGCTACAAAGGAGACAACAATTCTTTCCCTAAAAGCGAGACATGAATCTAATTTAACATCCCTAAATGTCATCGCTAAAAAGAAACCAAAAAATAGTACAGGTAATGAAAAAGCTGTCGTTGTAAGTTCACACTATGATAGTGTCGTTGGAGCACCTGGGGCAAATGATAATGCTTCTGGTACAGGATTAGTATTAGAATTAGCTCATGCTTTTCAAAATGTAGAAACTGATAAAGAAATTCGTTTTATTGCTTTTGGTTCTGAGGAAACCGGCTTACTTGGCTCTGATTATTATGTTAATAGTCTGTCCCAAAAGGAACGCGATCGAATTTTAGGTGTTTTTAACGCCGACATGGTTGCAACAAACTATGATAAAGCAAAGAATTTATATGCAATGACTCCTGATGGCTCAACAAACCTTGTAACAGATGCTGCCTTACATGCAGGTAAGCAATTAAATAATAATCTCGTTCTTCAAGGGAAATTTGGCTCTAGTGATCACGTACCATTTGCTGAAGTGGGTATTCCTTCTGCACTATTTATTTGGATGGGCGTCGATAGTTGGAATCCATTAATCTATCATATCGAAAAGGTATATCACACGCCTCAAGATAACGTATTTGAGAACATTTCACCAGAACGTATGAAAATGGCATTAGAAATTATCGGAACTGGTGTTTATAACACTCTTCAAAAACCTGTTACTCAAATAGGGCAAAAAGCTGCTTAA
- a CDS encoding response regulator transcription factor, with product MIRIIIAEDQRMLRGALGALLDLEDDIEVIGQAANGEEALKLIESLKPDISIMDIEMPIQSGLDVAETLKKEKSACKVMILTTFARPGYFERAMKAGVHGYLLKDSPSEDLAAAIRNVMKGKREISQDLMFGLWQEQNPLSDREKELLLLAKEGKTANEIAKALYLSPGTVRNYISEVLTKLDAKNRIEAITIAEEKGWI from the coding sequence ATGATTCGAATTATTATTGCAGAAGATCAACGGATGCTTCGAGGGGCATTAGGAGCCCTACTTGATCTAGAAGATGATATTGAAGTAATTGGGCAAGCTGCAAATGGGGAAGAGGCGCTAAAATTAATTGAATCGCTAAAACCCGATATAAGTATTATGGATATTGAAATGCCGATTCAAAGTGGATTAGATGTTGCTGAAACTTTAAAGAAAGAAAAATCGGCATGCAAAGTAATGATTTTAACAACATTTGCTCGCCCAGGGTATTTTGAACGAGCAATGAAAGCTGGCGTGCATGGGTATTTGTTAAAGGATAGCCCGAGTGAAGATTTAGCTGCAGCAATTCGTAATGTGATGAAAGGAAAACGGGAGATCTCTCAAGATTTAATGTTTGGCTTATGGCAGGAGCAAAATCCGTTATCAGATCGTGAAAAAGAATTGCTTTTACTCGCGAAAGAAGGAAAGACGGCAAATGAAATTGCGAAGGCACTTTATCTTTCACCTGGTACAGTACGTAATTATATTTCTGAAGTGTTAACGAAGCTTGATGCAAAAAATAGAATTGAGGCAATTACAATTGCAGAAGAAAAGGGCTGGATATAA
- the map gene encoding type I methionyl aminopeptidase — protein sequence MIQSDKRYIRGRTVVFMIIRNEQDLEGLRKIGRIVALAREEMKKQAKPGMTTKELDLIGKKVLDEHGAMSAPEKEYKFPGVTCISVNEEVAHGIPGDRVLKEGDLVNVDVSAALDGYYADTGISFVLGEDEEKEKLCQAAVDSFWEAMKKVKAGSKQNQIGRAVSNFAHKNGYNVIQNLTGHGIGLSLHEAPNHILSYYDPMDNALLKDGLVIAVEPFISMKADHIIERGDDGWTFVTPDKSLVAQCEHTVVVTRSEPIILTQL from the coding sequence ATGATACAATCGGATAAGAGATATATTCGAGGAAGGACAGTGGTTTTCATGATTATTCGTAATGAACAAGATTTAGAAGGTTTACGAAAAATCGGCCGCATCGTTGCACTTGCACGCGAAGAAATGAAAAAGCAAGCGAAGCCAGGTATGACAACGAAAGAGCTTGATTTAATTGGTAAAAAAGTATTAGATGAGCACGGTGCTATGTCAGCACCTGAAAAAGAATATAAATTCCCAGGTGTAACCTGCATTAGTGTGAACGAAGAAGTTGCTCACGGCATTCCAGGAGATCGTGTATTAAAAGAAGGTGACTTAGTAAACGTAGACGTATCAGCAGCACTTGACGGCTATTATGCAGATACAGGTATCTCCTTTGTTCTTGGAGAAGATGAAGAAAAAGAAAAGCTTTGCCAAGCAGCAGTAGACTCATTTTGGGAAGCAATGAAAAAGGTAAAAGCTGGATCAAAACAAAATCAAATTGGTCGTGCTGTTTCTAACTTTGCACATAAAAATGGATATAACGTTATTCAAAACTTAACTGGTCACGGCATTGGTCTTAGCTTACACGAAGCCCCAAATCACATCTTAAGCTACTATGATCCAATGGATAATGCACTTCTAAAAGACGGCCTTGTTATCGCTGTAGAACCATTCATCTCTATGAAAGCTGATCATATTATTGAGCGCGGTGATGATGGTTGGACATTCGTTACACCAGATAAAAGCCTTGTTGCACAATGTGAACATACAGTTGTTGTCACTCGTAGCGAGCCAATTATTTTAACTCAACTATAA
- a CDS encoding ABC transporter permease, with product MRALWMQCKIEILRTFRNKLFIFFSLLMPVMFYYIFTNVVQVPQNGDAWKAHYLISMATFSIVGTALFSFGVRISQEKGQGWTHLLKITPLPEGAYLTAKIIAQTVVNAFSILVIFMAGILINHVELTVGQWISAGLWLLLGVTPFLALGTVIGSIKKADAAAGLANILNMSLAVIGGLWMPIEVFPKILRTIGEWTPTYHFGSGAWDIVAGKSVGWENIAVLGGYFLIFVVVSIYIRKRQEAV from the coding sequence ATGAGAGCTTTATGGATGCAATGCAAAATAGAAATTTTACGTACGTTTCGTAATAAATTATTTATCTTTTTCTCATTATTAATGCCAGTTATGTTTTACTACATTTTCACAAATGTCGTTCAAGTGCCACAAAACGGAGATGCTTGGAAAGCACATTATTTAATCTCAATGGCGACTTTTAGCATTGTAGGAACGGCACTTTTTAGTTTTGGTGTGAGAATCTCTCAAGAAAAAGGGCAAGGATGGACACATCTTCTAAAAATTACACCACTTCCAGAGGGGGCATATTTAACAGCAAAGATTATTGCCCAAACGGTAGTAAATGCTTTTTCAATCTTAGTTATTTTTATGGCAGGGATATTAATTAATCATGTGGAGTTAACAGTAGGACAATGGATTAGTGCCGGATTATGGTTATTATTAGGTGTTACACCATTTCTAGCGTTAGGAACAGTGATCGGTTCCATTAAGAAGGCAGATGCAGCTGCTGGCTTAGCGAATATTTTAAATATGAGTTTAGCTGTAATTGGCGGGTTATGGATGCCGATTGAAGTATTCCCTAAAATATTAAGAACGATTGGTGAGTGGACACCGACATATCATTTCGGAAGCGGGGCATGGGATATTGTAGCCGGGAAGTCAGTTGGTTGGGAAAATATCGCGGTACTAGGAGGTTATTTCCTTATATTTGTTGTTGTATCAATATATATAAGAAAAAGACAGGAAGCGGTATAA
- a CDS encoding histidine kinase, with amino-acid sequence MIEKKRFEVFPKQMGFFPYMWLVYLLFPIYNLTQVSGGKLAIGIGMLMVFIVTYRQLYFVQRTFILWACIQMLLTFLFAVFYNPFMIFFGFFTASAMGFAPSKKVFRLMWGLLIVMLGAFIFVNFNQLTTTSLVNIVPMFILMLLTPFGMRNFNQKKMLKNQLNEANEQIKDLVKREERQRIARDLHDTLGHTLSLITLKSQLVEKLIVKNPERASMEAKEITQTSRTALKQLRELISDMRMITVEEELEQIKAILQAANIELEVKQEASSSSLSPIEQNIVGMCLREAVTNVVKHSQATRCTVSVLESQGELILIVEDNGIGLADQNHDGNGIRGMKERIALIDGFVELDTINPGTLLTVKVPVVIRTGKDEVRA; translated from the coding sequence ATGATAGAGAAGAAGAGGTTTGAAGTTTTTCCGAAACAGATGGGTTTCTTCCCATATATGTGGTTAGTGTATCTGTTATTTCCAATTTATAATTTAACACAAGTATCAGGGGGGAAGCTTGCAATAGGGATCGGTATGTTGATGGTTTTCATCGTCACATACCGTCAACTGTATTTTGTGCAGAGGACGTTCATTTTGTGGGCGTGTATTCAAATGTTACTAACCTTTTTATTTGCTGTATTTTATAATCCTTTCATGATTTTCTTTGGATTTTTTACGGCAAGTGCGATGGGATTTGCGCCAAGTAAAAAAGTATTTCGATTGATGTGGGGCCTGTTAATTGTAATGCTGGGAGCTTTTATATTTGTAAACTTTAATCAATTAACAACTACAAGTTTAGTGAATATCGTTCCGATGTTTATTTTAATGCTTCTTACGCCATTTGGGATGCGTAATTTTAATCAAAAAAAGATGTTGAAAAATCAATTAAACGAAGCAAATGAACAAATTAAAGACTTAGTAAAACGTGAAGAACGGCAGCGAATCGCAAGAGATCTTCATGACACGTTAGGGCATACGTTATCTCTTATTACTTTAAAAAGCCAGCTCGTGGAGAAGTTAATTGTGAAAAATCCAGAGCGTGCAAGTATGGAAGCGAAGGAAATTACACAAACATCTCGTACAGCTTTAAAGCAGTTAAGAGAGTTAATTTCTGATATGCGTATGATTACAGTGGAAGAAGAATTAGAGCAAATAAAGGCAATTTTACAAGCTGCTAATATTGAATTAGAAGTAAAGCAAGAAGCAAGTTCAAGTTCGTTATCACCAATTGAACAAAATATTGTTGGGATGTGTTTGCGTGAGGCAGTGACGAATGTTGTAAAGCATAGTCAGGCAACGCGGTGCACAGTCTCTGTATTAGAATCACAAGGTGAGTTGATTTTGATCGTAGAAGATAACGGTATCGGTCTAGCAGATCAAAACCATGATGGAAATGGTATACGCGGTATGAAAGAGAGAATTGCTCTTATTGATGGATTTGTTGAACTGGATACGATAAATCCAGGGACACTATTAACAGTAAAAGTTCCAGTTGTCATTAGAACAGGAAAAGATGAGGTGAGGGCATGA